CGTCGTGGCTGTCTGAAGGTGCGGTCACGTGCAATATTTcatcccccttttttttttggcaCAATTGCGACGGACAGGGAGGCTTAGCGGCGATGAAACGCCCATTTGTATTCAGAGAATTGGATAGTACACAATACGTCCCGTATTGAATATAGGAAAATAATTATCGCGTATAATCatcaatgtaataattattaataatataataatatatgatataattgtaattaagattGCGTGGTGTGTATGCTTCTCTCATCtctttaacatatatatgtgtatgtatatgtatatacacgcaATGTACTTGGTGtgttgtatgtatatatatatataaataatatatacatatataaatattttacaagtacTGAGTGGTGTGTGGTAGGGAAGAGAATGTGGAGGGAGGGGGACTAAGAAGACGAAATCAAACGGCGCTAATTAAGCTCTCTCTATTAAGGTCCTTTACAGATACGAGAGTGATATCTGCCGCGCGACCGCGCCTGCCCGATCGAAACGATCCCATTAAACTTCGCGATGCAAGTAGGAATAATGTACAATCTGTCcggtgtacgtgtgtgtgtatgtatctGTGTAAGTATGCGTCGCGCACATGTGTCTCCGCTTTCCACCTCCCACGCATCACTTCACCTGGTCTTATGCATTCTCTCACtcatgaaaatatttcaaaaaaaggataacaatacaatattattcgtAAACATAATAATCATTACATAGTAAATAGCAACATCGTTACTGttactattataaattatcgtCTATAcctattatcattattattacgatcattattattattaccgaTTGTAATTGTTATCGTCAATAATATCATCAATGTTAACAATAACAGTAACGATGATAAtagcttaataaaattattgtaaaaatatcgcGCAATGCAATTCCGCGATTCAATCATATTGATCGACACGATCGATAAAAGAGGGAGGAGgtcaaaaaagaaaacgataaACTGAAGAGGTTCTACGAAAGAACCAGAAAGAAACGAATGCTTTCCTTTGCGATCAAAATTCGCGCAACTTTACGCGGCACCCTATGGAGCGACAGCACCCTTCGCTTATCTCTTTGGAAGTCATACAGGAACATACATCAGCCCGAAATTATCGAAAAGAACATTATAAAAAGGAAATCTGCCTAAAAACCGATATCTACATAAATCGACAATCTCTTTTCCGCTCGTTGCAAACTCGCTTTCTGTACAATAcatgcataataaaaaaattccaccGCCCGTGTTTTCATTCCCTCGACAAACCACACCGAACTTGCGATTTGGTATCTCGTCGAATTTGCATTTCTATTCGTGTTTCTTTTCGAGCGACCGGCCTGGCGGGAAAATGGGCCTGATATATGTATCTGCTATAAATATGTGTCTCGAAAATATTCTCGAAGCATCTTAATagacttctttttctttttttttaaattttattctttttagtCTCTCCTCTTTATCCTCTTTAGCACTcgcgaaatataaaattgtatcccGTGAACCATTGGACCGCGCTTAATAACTATGGGCCGCCGTCATCCCGCCAATCCGCCTGCATTTTATTAACACTTTCGACGATTGCTAACAGAACGTCAATAACACaagacaataatataatttttttataactatatgaataataattggTCCTACGATCTCGGAGTGCTGCTGGGTCATTCTCCGGTTGGGCATAATATTCGTCGATCACTcagaagaattaaatttaaatcggGGATATGTATTAAACTACGCGATCATGTTTCGATAAAAATCGCTTCGACTCAGAGATTGGTTCTTTCGAATTCGGCGTTTTGTCGAGAAAATAAAACTCGGGACGATCGCCAACCGATTGCGTACCTTCCCGCTGCTACAAATCGCGATTCACATGCTGTCGTTTTTTCATTGATCGAATGTGCGGGGGAAGAGATGCGTTTGAAACACGAGGCAAATTGAATCATATACCGGTAAACTCGAAGCTGCCGTGACGTGTTCTTTTTTCTCGACATTCTCGAGAAGAGATTGTAAAAACAGGGGACAAATCAGAAAGTCGTTTGAGGAAGTAAACGTGAACGCATGAATGGGCCATTCTCAAGAAAGAAAGCGCGGAGAGAAcatgcttttttttctttcagaaCTAAATTGAACGAACACATTTCGTCGCGTGTCGTTTCTCTCGTTACGTCTTCTCGTAtccctcttcttcttctatttGTTAATCTTTTATCCGATTCTCGACAAGATCTGTGGTAGCAAAAATTGGGGCGGGCCAATCTACCGCGAGCTAAACCGACGGTAGACCGCCCTCAAGACGGCGGCACTCACAAATatctatttacaaaaatatacacatgAGCAACTTGCTTATTTGCTTGCGCTTGTTCTTTCTCATTATTTCCGTTAGCATCTCGTGTCGTGCATGCACAAGAGGGGTGTTTACCTCTTCGGTACCCAGGTGAAATCTATTCACGAATAATAATCCCGAATGTTATATTTGTTACTTATTACTCGCAAATACATTTCATCATTCGCCCCCTTACGCACATTTAAGAGCGCGCTTAATTAGCATTTAGTCTCGCTTCGTTCTTCCCTCGCTTGCATTTCGTTTCGTTAAATCATGCTATTGGTATACGTATATGCGGGTACgtctttattttccttttttttttacttttcaatcGCACTAAAACCTCTACTTATTTCTCCTGGTTACTCTaggtaatgtaaataatatgtattggTATAATCTGTGTTACTGCTTTTCCTGtttgcatattaattattctaatcTAAATTACTTCCCTCGTGTTCTATCTACAAAAAGAGTCGTGTGCTTCGCACGGAAACATTAGACTATAGTTTAACTATAGCACATCACTTGATCCTGGTTGTTGATCCTGTTGCTCGCGCATCTCTCCACACCGAAAATTCTTCAATTTCTTTCCCCTTTCCCATTTTATCACGACATTTCCCTCCACATTCGTGGATACAACTGTCATCTGTTCCCCTATACTGAAACGCGGCGCCGGCGCGCGAGATGCATTATCTCTCTTCGCGcgtcattaaatatattcttatatatataactatttatatatatttatataggtaataaactatatatatattaaatatgtatatccaCTATATTCATCGCATTAGAATCGCCGAAACGATACTCATGCTTCAGGTAACGTCGGGCGCACCGTGAAGCGAGAACACACGGGCGCTTTTTACGTGGCACTTCTACTACTTCTTTAGTGGcttttcacttttcttttctcataTTCGGTCTCTACATCTTTACCCTCACCctctctattttttatttccttatttCCTTATTTCCTCCCCTACTCTCGATCTCGCGTCAATATCTATGCGTTAACTTATAAAAGCGGACACTTCGGAAAAATAGACACGAGTTATCACTGCGGCTTGTCAGAATTCTAATGCGCTCGCGTTGTCGCTCACGAGCGTTTCATTTCTCATTTCTCATTCAACAATTCTCTTCTTTGCGCCTCGAGAATAAGTAACACGTGCTCTAAACAAAGTGCACGAGGGTTCGTTTATGCACCGTGGTAAGACAAAGCGACTCTCTGCCGCGGTCGGCCGCATTTTTCCCTCGCCTCTTCAGGCACGCGCTTTGCAATTGACTATAAACTTGCtgctaaatttatatcaagaaTGCCCCGACGTCGTCCGACTGAAGGATGTCTTCACGAGCTGCTCTcgttttctttcctttttctagACCGTGACTCTCGTTATCGATTTGGTCGCACCCCCCCCCACCCAGAGGCTACTTGTCGCGGAAAAAATAGTCCATAATTTTGCTATATCACCGCTATAGCACCTTCCTGCTTTTCACGTTCTTACACGTCGCCGCGATTGTTAGTTGACATCACAATAACCGACGCGACGACGCTACGCAACTACGTGTACATGGTTGGGTAAGTGACCATATTTTGAGGAAGGGAGGTAATGTAGTTTGGGGTGGGCGGTCGGGGACTGTGCCACTGTGGTCAGAGAGCTCGTAACTTTTTTATACCCGCTTGAACGTAACGCACCAGCTCGCGTAGTGAGCTATATGATGTCAGGGGTCCCAATCTTCGATCCAAGTCAATGAAAAAGCCTGAAAATACAAGGAAAAACAAGCATTACAATGAGAACAGCCATTACATCGTAATGAGATTCATCTGAATGCATTTTGTTTTCCAGTACGTACTTCTATTCTCTTCCTGTCTCGCCTGCTTTATTGCCTGGTCCCATAGGTCGTGACCGTTCGTAAGTAAGCCTGAATACTGATTTTGCTTCATCATTGCATTGTAGACGTGCAACGGCACGCTAATATATTGACCGTTGACCGATGTTACCGGGTGTTGTCCACCACTGCTATATCCGGAGGAACTTTGACTCCCAACGGAACCTACAGAACCGGCGGGTGACGGTGTAGGCGAAAGAGAAGGCGTGCCTTGCCCCTCTGCCTGTGCAGGTGTTGTCTGTGCCATTGATTGCTGAGATTgctgaaatataaatttcaataattacgATTTACGCATagatttatatctataataattatagactatagcaaaataaagattatgtttaaaataatttgtgtattGAGTGATGTGATTATGATTTAAAGAATACTCACCTTCTGACTGAAGTCGTTGACGATCTTCTGGACCTCTTTTACTTCCTGTTTGCGCATGTTATAAAGCTTTGAGTACAAGCGTGATTGACACCAAAGGCTGAAAAGacaaatcataattttaaaatgtgtttgCTTGTATGATACCACTTGCTACAATTCAAAGAGAAAGGTAAGTACACTCACCTTAGGATGGCCAACTTGGTGTGTATACTATTTTCGGGTGAGTTGTTGGATTGGCTCTTGAATTTTGACGAGATATATCTGGGGAACAAAAGGAAGATTGCTTTAATTAGCAAgcactctttcttttttttgttgcacATGTCTTAATTAGAAATGCATACTTACTTGATAAGACTAAGAGTATCTTTGTACATAGTGTACGAGGCTTTTTCTGTAAGTGGGTCCGATTCCATCGCATCACCTGTCAGAAGGAAGTATAAAGCGGCTTCTAGATACATCATGCCCTGTGCCGTAAGATCATTCTCTTCATCGGCATTATGTTTCAGTCGCTTAGCTTCGGTCAGGTACTGATCATGGTCCCTGAAAcacaaatataaagtttttaaatatatatttttatatattttttaaatatataaacttgatCATTATTATGCATTAAAAACTTACCTATCCTGATCTTCCAATATATCATTTTGAGGATCGAAATAAGAATAGTAGACGCGCTGTGCTGGGAGAGGTGGTGGTGGTAATAAACTCGTATCTTGTTTTTCAGCGTCCCTTTCGTGATTCGTCGGCTGGATATCACTCTgtgtacaataatattataaattataattatattataaattatatattataattaagtttcTTCATCatgcatataataattaaaaatcaaattatctaacgtaaagttataattatttgtaaaaatatataattattttcaagaaaatttacatcaatatgcaaactttaattaaaaatctattcctaaaaaatattaatttaatcaagtttttaaaataagttctttcaaaatttatacctGACTGGACATTAGTCCATCATTGCCATGTCTCCGTTGTCTCTTACGATTCCTTTCCTTATGTTCAGATGAACTCTTGGTTTTCGCGTCCACCAAACACTGAACGGGACTTAAACTGGATATGGAACTACAACTTGGATTACGTTTTCTCTTAGGTACGCCACCGAGTGCCGCAGCACCATTAGCACTACCGGCACCTCCGAGAATAGTACCGCTGCTCTTCGAGTCCGATATCGGCTGGCTCTTGATCACAGAACGTGAACTCCTACCGTCACCCTCACCCAACAGTCCGTCGGAACGATGAATCCTCGATCCGCGATCCGACATAATCTGCTGCTGTGGTGGTGGCGTATCTATGATCTCACCCTCCTCCGGCGTGGACGGCCTCGGTGGTTGCGAGGTCGCCAAGCTGGAGGACGGTCTCTGCCTCGAAGATGGCCTGGTGTCGGGCAACTCCGTGCGCTGTCTGAGTTCTTGTCCTCtcattaattgcaaaatttgtgaGGATATCCTGCTGAGATCAATCTTGCACATGAGACTTGGTACGCCGTTCACGTGTGTGAGCGCTGGTGGAGATCGTAGGAGAATATTGTTACCACCACCGGACGTCCGCGAGGACGGTCTTTTGTAAGGGCTGTCCCCGCCGGTCGGTGTATGCGTAGCAGAATTGCTCGTGTACTCTTCCACGTAGATGCCGCATTTACCACCACCTTTTCCACCTTTCCCACCTTTTCCACCACCCTTTCCGCCACCCTTCGACGAAAAGACGTGGCGCAACGTGTCGCTTTTCTTCTTGTCCTGCACATTGCCGGCGTCATCCTCTTGCAACTTCGATGACGGGCTGTTATCACTATCGGAATTATCAGGCGAAGTCGCCCTTGTAGGTGGTGCTCGTGGTCTAGGAGGCACTCTGAAaattgcagtatttttattcatttgtacatacaatttatttatgaaataaatcttaagtgtcaataaatttatcgtcATCTAAGAGtgccattttattttattttaaaaaaatgttttcataaaataaaaactaacaaaaataaaatcgcaCTCCAGTGAaagtataatatgtaaatattataatgttagaATGTCATGTAGATCCGTGTGAAAACGGACTCATGAGTGACTCGCGAGTTCAAACCTACATCCCGTACGTAGTAGAGATTACTAGAAGACTAAATTAGATTTCAATCCTTAAATGCTATTTACTCATACTCCTACATACCGGGCAACTTTGATGCGATTCCTTACGGCCACCTCCGATTCGCTGTCCGAGTCCGAACCGCCAGTTATATTGGTCACTCTGGACCTCGACTGCCTGGGTTTGCCTTTAGCCGAATTTTTCTTCTGGTCTTGCTTCTTCGGCGAATCGAGAAGGTTGTTCCGTTTGATAGGGGGAACCCTAGTCCATCGCGCAGCATCGTCCTCGGGAGCACCATTTTTCTTGTTCGACGGTGCTCTCTCGTCGTCGCTGGAAGATACGCTCAGTCTCGGCCTCTTTTCATTTCTCGTCGGTGGCACAGCCGAAACTTTGGTAGGGCGACGATCGCTGTCGGAATCACTCTGCGACCTCGAGTCGCTGTCGTCGTCGCTCGTGGTCACCGTCTCCTTTGACTTCGGTTGTTTCTTCTTACTAGAAGTGGCGACAACTGTTCTCGTCCGACTGCGTGGTTTGCTATTCTTCAAATTTTCGTCGGACGTTCGGTGACCACGTTTCGGACTCTTGGTGGATTTTCTGGGTCGCCCTGGACGTTTCCTGGCATCGGGAACCTTCGGTTTTTCCGCTTGGACGCGATTATCCTCGACTAGCTGATGAACTTTCTCCTGGTCGGAGTGATGATCGCTGTCGCTGGGGGAACTCATGTTGCGAGATCTCTTCAAGGCCTCATCGAGCTTCCAATCGTGCGACTGTTCCCTGTGAGTTCTGCCGGACTCCGTCTTAATTTCGAGCGGGTTCTCCCGCCTGACATTATCCTGCAACAACAGAGCAATTCCTTcttgaaagaaattttctctttcatataatttaaatatttctactttATGTAAGagctaaaataaaaagtttcaaatgtCTCTTCTTTAAAAGTATCACTTtcgcaaatttttacatattgctGAGTGAAGAGAACTGATAACTTTAATTTCTCTACAatcaataaacataaaattaaaaaaaaaattttataattcaaaatttagactggaaaattttgttgagTTCTTTTTAGTTATGTCGTTGTGGGCAGCATATTTGGCTATCAAAATATTGAgcgttttatattgtaatatatttcaattagcTTAGTACGTCTTACTTGAACTGGTTTCGATTCTGAGTTCTGTTCGCCATGCTGCACTGCCGTCTTGTTGAAGAAGGAACTGAGATCCCAGCGACGCTCTTCCACGGCGGGCAGCGGTTCCTCGACCAGATTCTCCTGTTTCGGTGAGACTGACGGCGGCGTGGTGGGTCCCTTGGACGGCGGCGGTGCCGACGCAAGGTCATCCTCGTCCTCGGAATCGTCGCTGCTGTCCGAACCGGAATCCGAGCCGGAGTCCGAGCTCGAGCTGGCGCTTCCGGAGCTCTGCGGC
This genomic window from Monomorium pharaonis isolate MP-MQ-018 chromosome 8, ASM1337386v2, whole genome shotgun sequence contains:
- the LOC105830530 gene encoding AF4/FMR2 family member lilli isoform X1, coding for MPNHKPAAQAMKKPARVDRDRLRERERQARAAMSVQAEQAAAGGGPDTRHHNNAHASIHVSPPNLFRAPVRAMPDPQIQNTLGNYSLVKHRLDKRLIGIDGIPPSPAPSPTPSAHKSSSSTRSCSPSAEFKKPGGLRGTSVASSSSGHQQQQQQQQQQQRNGFVKPADGKLPYGGRGGYPGQPVKHGGGSNDHRSHGLLPAKGPPSQPPPPPPTVGSNGALVPIGSSGGSAGNPGGGLANRTQFAGRLKLIEVNGSNSRSLIDSTQDVENILKEVTVPLKPLTAIAQTPRKEHESKFTFNPHLAKLTEVVPPEPAKLQRQHTASRLSADLARDLSLSDSEDEENKETSSRPMRGNRSPDLTVVLSAPLMTSAPPPLTPMSPMVMSPVGPLSPPRPISPPRYPSPPPKRVTPERVLSPLPVVNHPLPSACSPTNPVAVGQLSSPAEAPQSSGSASSSSDSGSDSGSDSSDDSEDEDDLASAPPPSKGPTTPPSVSPKQENLVEEPLPAVEERRWDLSSFFNKTAVQHGEQNSESKPVQDNVRRENPLEIKTESGRTHREQSHDWKLDEALKRSRNMSSPSDSDHHSDQEKVHQLVEDNRVQAEKPKVPDARKRPGRPRKSTKSPKRGHRTSDENLKNSKPRSRTRTVVATSSKKKQPKSKETVTTSDDDSDSRSQSDSDSDRRPTKVSAVPPTRNEKRPRLSVSSSDDERAPSNKKNGAPEDDAARWTRVPPIKRNNLLDSPKKQDQKKNSAKGKPRQSRSRVTNITGGSDSDSESEVAVRNRIKVARVPPRPRAPPTRATSPDNSDSDNSPSSKLQEDDAGNVQDKKKSDTLRHVFSSKGGGKGGGKGGKGGKGGGKCGIYVEEYTSNSATHTPTGGDSPYKRPSSRTSGGGNNILLRSPPALTHVNGVPSLMCKIDLSRISSQILQLMRGQELRQRTELPDTRPSSRQRPSSSLATSQPPRPSTPEEGEIIDTPPPQQQIMSDRGSRIHRSDGLLGEGDGRSSRSVIKSQPISDSKSSGTILGGAGSANGAAALGGVPKRKRNPSCSSISSLSPVQCLVDAKTKSSSEHKERNRKRQRRHGNDGLMSSQSDIQPTNHERDAEKQDTSLLPPPPLPAQRVYYSYFDPQNDILEDQDRDHDQYLTEAKRLKHNADEENDLTAQGMMYLEAALYFLLTGDAMESDPLTEKASYTMYKDTLSLIKYISSKFKSQSNNSPENSIHTKLAILSLWCQSRLYSKLYNMRKQEVKEVQKIVNDFSQKQSQQSMAQTTPAQAEGQGTPSLSPTPSPAGSVGSVGSQSSSGYSSGGQHPVTSVNGQYISVPLHVYNAMMKQNQYSGLLTNGHDLWDQAIKQARQEENRSFFIDLDRRLGPLTSYSSLRELVRYVQAGIKKLRAL
- the LOC105830530 gene encoding AF4/FMR2 family member lilli isoform X2 translates to MSVQAEQAAAGGGPDTRHHNNAHASIHVSPPNLFRAPVRAMPDPQIQNTLGNYSLVKHRLDKRLIGIDGIPPSPAPSPTPSAHKSSSSTRSCSPSAEFKKPGGLRGTSVASSSSGHQQQQQQQQQQQRNGFVKPADGKLPYGGRGGYPGQPVKHGGGSNDHRSHGLLPAKGPPSQPPPPPPTVGSNGALVPIGSSGGSAGNPGGGLANRTQFAGRLKLIEVNGSNSRSLIDSTQDVENILKEVTVPLKPLTAIAQTPRKEHESKFTFNPHLAKLTEVVPPEPAKLQRQHTASRLSADLARDLSLSDSEDEENKETSSRPMRGNRSPDLTVVLSAPLMTSAPPPLTPMSPMVMSPVGPLSPPRPISPPRYPSPPPKRVTPERVLSPLPVVNHPLPSACSPTNPVAVGQLSSPAEAPQSSGSASSSSDSGSDSGSDSSDDSEDEDDLASAPPPSKGPTTPPSVSPKQENLVEEPLPAVEERRWDLSSFFNKTAVQHGEQNSESKPVQDNVRRENPLEIKTESGRTHREQSHDWKLDEALKRSRNMSSPSDSDHHSDQEKVHQLVEDNRVQAEKPKVPDARKRPGRPRKSTKSPKRGHRTSDENLKNSKPRSRTRTVVATSSKKKQPKSKETVTTSDDDSDSRSQSDSDSDRRPTKVSAVPPTRNEKRPRLSVSSSDDERAPSNKKNGAPEDDAARWTRVPPIKRNNLLDSPKKQDQKKNSAKGKPRQSRSRVTNITGGSDSDSESEVAVRNRIKVARVPPRPRAPPTRATSPDNSDSDNSPSSKLQEDDAGNVQDKKKSDTLRHVFSSKGGGKGGGKGGKGGKGGGKCGIYVEEYTSNSATHTPTGGDSPYKRPSSRTSGGGNNILLRSPPALTHVNGVPSLMCKIDLSRISSQILQLMRGQELRQRTELPDTRPSSRQRPSSSLATSQPPRPSTPEEGEIIDTPPPQQQIMSDRGSRIHRSDGLLGEGDGRSSRSVIKSQPISDSKSSGTILGGAGSANGAAALGGVPKRKRNPSCSSISSLSPVQCLVDAKTKSSSEHKERNRKRQRRHGNDGLMSSQSDIQPTNHERDAEKQDTSLLPPPPLPAQRVYYSYFDPQNDILEDQDRDHDQYLTEAKRLKHNADEENDLTAQGMMYLEAALYFLLTGDAMESDPLTEKASYTMYKDTLSLIKYISSKFKSQSNNSPENSIHTKLAILSLWCQSRLYSKLYNMRKQEVKEVQKIVNDFSQKQSQQSMAQTTPAQAEGQGTPSLSPTPSPAGSVGSVGSQSSSGYSSGGQHPVTSVNGQYISVPLHVYNAMMKQNQYSGLLTNGHDLWDQAIKQARQEENRSFFIDLDRRLGPLTSYSSLRELVRYVQAGIKKLRAL